One Coccinella septempunctata chromosome 8, icCocSept1.1, whole genome shotgun sequence genomic window carries:
- the LOC123318482 gene encoding mucin-17 has product MVFMLRLISGLLIVSLYAVGTTEITTPHLEISNETSANDGKTKTEPLSVRYNTLAPYKPKPLTDQDVENIVKPFKFAKESEKNITSVKLKKSEPYKIPKEQNSGANRTNAGRSVDTDVDSFSTPVDHNAVYTIPDNKEYTAEDDSFRSHHSTEEVSSFENLGPLTTPKTPYFDQKFQETVDSLNKHLQSISESDLSDSTPYQNRSSDNFIDGLEETVDEAKLEYKTLETITNNNTTHQNKGENVTETRTTINYNRNYNTSTSYDINSPSEESNELHKEAVKHLLNDDTINEVRKNPSKVEAPITQNSIITTQKYSITKTSTERDDTAIISNRIEGETTATPLSTLPLYTNKPNRGSIKFSDYNKINLKTVSTSPETKPSEQTVEENQVVPVHVTAPNQEKTSVSSTQKKQSESITTVKTESVVLRNNTVGPDEHQSTTVYIFVQPEDMKDLTTTIRNEIEEVQKTSVASTPRTFQPVSSTLGSASEATITVKNPEEITTVFELNERTTAVTSIPRGFSLPTTTDLSTSTERPIGERGETTTSIPVKHVDQTTTEVYSTIEPTSDNPDSTTFDGLEVKVTSIIAETTTLPSEGYTMETTTGLPEPTTVLPDTTTEIMEATTFPELRSSKNIKFLETTEVSTTPSFETSTFKPETPTETATSIPEYLPETTTIMMTAEMTTKMEVTTEGITTVPTTTSNEVTQPVYKEQTSELVTKVIVDTTPTKTLFENETTEDKSTQETKTTPSTSFNFVHIKNIDRNHTTLTPDELKPNEIYTTPVVPSESSENMRTVTETPSDETTSSGLDGPSSGSGTVVAVIISCVGGICLIALACLLIVMRNRQNRFNYGQRCRPVSLDDYSVDNVSVFNSVRRKAAIRGSKTSYGNPAFEDPVCLSHPLNFPAISKFASNEEDVHAEFKDIPQIVARTSELPDGCETKNRYANVIPLPESRVFLNSIEGYPNSDYINANFVAGPKNTRKYYIACQAPMSNTVDDFWRMIWEQQCKVILMLTHLFENGIEKCFDYLPPSEVLDCHRLFGDYQVTLKKREVKEKYIISSIQLKNMVSNSWREVTHFWYMGWPEKGVPTEANSIIAFLIEARSFMKTVTIDKKQTIRNGDMNGTADVNPVVVHCSPGTGRTGAVITCDIAIREFEQTRQVDIPKIVYKIRRDRAGAVQTKEQYAFIYKVIDLYATKLAGGNLESI; this is encoded by the exons CGCGGGACGATCTGTCGACACAGACGTCGATAGTTTTTCAACCCCAGTCGACCACAATGCTGTTTACACCATACCGGACAATAAAGAATACACCGCAGAGGATGACAGCTTCAGATCACATCACAGTACTGAAGAGGTCAGTTCGTTTGAAAACTTAGGACCGCTGACAACCCCGAAAACACCCTATTTCGATCAAAAATTCCAAGAAACGGTGGACAGTTTGAACAAACATCTCCAAAGCATATCAGAATCGGATCTCAGTGACTCCACGCCCTACCAAAACAGAAGCTCCGACAACTTCATTGACGGTCTGGAAGAAACCGTGGACGAGGCAAAATTAGAATATAAAACATTAGAAACAATAACGAACAACAACACGACACACCAAAACAAAGGTGAAAATGTAACGGAAACAAGAACGACAATAAACTATAATCGCAATTACAATACCTCAACGTCATACGACATTAACTCACCGAGTGAAGAAAGCAACGAGCTACACAAGGAGGCAGTGAAACATTTGCTAAATGATGATACTATTAACGAAGTGAGAAAAAATCCATCTAAAGTTGAAGCTCCAATAACACAAAACTCAATAATAACCACTCAGAAGTATAGCATAACCAAGACTTCCACAGAAAGGGATGACACAGCAATAATAAGCAATAGAATAGAAGGAGAGACTACGGCTACTCCATTATCTACACTTCCCCTCTACACCAACAAGCCAAATAGAGGTTCAATCAAATTTTCCGATTACAACAAGATAAATTTAAAAACAGTTTCAACGTCTCCTGAAACTAAACCATCCGAACAAACTGTTGAAGAAAATCAGGTTGTGCCAGTACATGTCACTGCACCAAATCAAGAGAAAACATCTGTATCTTCCACCCAGAAAAAACAATCTGAATCAATAACAACTGTTAAAACCGAATCCGTAGTGCTCAGAAATAACACTGTGGGGCCAGATGAACATCAGAGTACAACTGTTTACATATTCGTACAACCTGAAGATATGAAAGATTTAACAACAACAATCAGGAATGAGATCGAAGAGGTCCAAAAAACATCTGTGGCTTCAACACCGAGGACATTTCAACCAGTATCCTCAACTCTTGGGTCAGCCAGTGAGGCTACAATCACAGTGAAGAATCCTGAAGAAATCACCACTGTTTTTGAACTAAACGAAAGGACAACAGCTGTTACATCGATTCCTAGAGGGTTCAGTTTGCCCACCACAACTGATTTAAGTACATCCACCGAAAGACCCATTGGAGAAAGAGGAGAAACTACTACTTCTATTCCTGTTAAACACGTTGATCAAACTACAACGGAAGTTTATTCCACGATAGAACCTACATCCGATAATCCAGACTCTACAACTTTTGATGGATTAGAAGTTAAAGTTACAAGCATTATTGCAGAAACTACAACATTACCTTCTGAGGGATATACAATGGAAACAACAACAGGTCTTCCTGAACCAACAACAGTTTTACCTGATACTacaactgaaataatggaagcAACAACTTTCCCAGAATTAAGATCTTCGAAAAACATTAAATTCTTGGAAACGACTGAAGTTTCCACAACGCCATCCTTCGAGACTTCAACCTTCAAACCAGAAACCCCTACAGAGACTGCAACTTCAATCCCAGAATATTTACCGGAAACAACAACGATAATGATGACAGCCGAGATGACGACTAAGATGGAAGTAACAACTGAAGGTATCACCACCGTTCCAACCACAACATCAAATGAAGTGACTCAACCAGTTTACAAGGAACAAACTTCCGAATTGGTTACCAAAGTGATAGTTGATACTACTCCGACAAAAACTCTGTTTGAGAACGAAACAACCGAAGACAAATCCACTCAAGAAACAAAAACTACACCTTCGACATCTTTCAACTTCGTTCATATCAAGAATATCGATAGGAATCACACAACCTTGACCCCTGACGAGTTGAAGCCGAATGAGATCTATACAACTCCTGTGGTACCTTCTGAATCTAGCGAGAATATGAGGACTGTTACTGAAACACCTTCGGACGAGACAACTTCTTCTGGTTTGGATGGTCCTAGCAGTGGTAGTGGGACAGTAGTAGCTGTCATCATCTCCTGTGTTGGGGGAATATGTTTGATAGCTTTGGCTTGTTTATTG attgtcaTGAGGAACCGTCAGAACCGCTTCAATTATGGACAGAGATGCAGACCTGTTTCTTTGGACGATTACAGCGTTGATAACGTTTCTGTTTTCAACAGTGTAAGGAGAAAAGCTGCTATTCGAGGATCCAAGACTTCTTATGGTAACCCAGCATTCGAAGATCCA GTCTGCCTCAGTCATCCACTGAACTTCCCAGCCATTTCCAAATTCGCCAGCAACGAAGAAGACGTGCACGCTGAGTTTAAAGACATTCCTCAGATAGTCGCCAGGACATCAGAACTACCAGACGGATGCGAAACTAAGAACAGATACGCCAACGTCATACCTCTACCTGAAAGCAGGGTGTTTCTCAACAGTATAGAAGGATATCCTAATAGCGATTACATAAACGCTAATTTCGTTGCG GGGCCTAAAAATACCAGAAAGTATTACATCGCCTGCCAAGCTCCGATGTCTAACACTGTTGACGATTTTTGGCGGATGATCTGGGAACAACAATGCAAAGTGATTCTGATGCTGACTCACTTGTTTGAAAACGGAATT GAAAAATGTTTCGATTATTTACCACCTTCAGAAGTGCTCGACTGTCATCGGCTGTTTGGTGACTACCAAGTCACTCTGAAGAAACGAGAGGTCAAGGAGAAATATATCATTTCTAGTATACAGTTGAAG AACATGGTTTCTAACAGTTGGAGAGAGGTGACCCATTTCTGGTACATGGGCTGGCCAGAAAAAGGAGTTCCAACCGAAGCCAATTCCATAATAGCTTTTCTGATCGAAGCTAGGAGCTTCATGAAAACCGTAACAATCGACAAG AAACAAACTATCAGGAACGGTGACATGAACGGAACTGCTGATGTGAACCCTGTGGTAGTCCACTGCAGTCCTGGAACAGGAAGAACTGGTGCTGTTATAACTTGTGATATCGCTATAAGAGAATTCGAACAAACACGTCAAGTGGACATTCCGAAGATAGTTTATAAGATCAGGAGAGATAGGGCTGGCGCAGTGCAAACTAAGGAACAGTATGCGTTTATTTATAAG GTAATCGACTTGTATGCAACAAAACTAGCTGGTGGTAATCTGGAATCGATATAG